The following DNA comes from Anticarsia gemmatalis isolate Benzon Research Colony breed Stoneville strain chromosome 10, ilAntGemm2 primary, whole genome shotgun sequence.
TAGACGAAGCGATAAATACTCTACATCAGCCTCTTAATTAACATCAatagatgtttatttatatcacaGTTAATTTCCATATCTCCATTTCACAGAACTCGTACAAAATAGCAGTCGATGTTTCAGCAAAACTATCGCTGCTGTTCTTCAAGTTATATTGTTGATATTACATTAAACTCACTGTCAATCGTAATTATGTCGTACACTCGTACTAAACACAGACTCGTGGGAGAACGATCGCAAGTGTGAGAGAGCCAAAGTGAGCCGCGTCGACGACACGTCCATACAACGATATGTATGAcaccattatttattacataaatgtgCGCGATATTTACATCTTAATcctaataactatattattgttCTCGAGAAAACCAGTTCTGTTCacttataaactatatttacaaatattcagTGACGCCTCTCGATACTATCATCACACAATCGTATATCTATACGTATAGCACTATGTTATCTGGATTAATTTAAAGTCAATCTGTTAATACCTAAACCTCACTCTGTATCAGAAATGAAATTACAGTAATGTGATAAACCATCGAGTGATTCGTCAGGCCCAGCGTCGACGTCGAGTCGCATTCAGCCGTCGCGGGGGGCGGGCGCGGGTGCgggggcggcgggcggcggcgcggggagCGCCGCGGGCGGGTCTCACCGCAGGAAGTGCTCgtcggccgccgccgccgccgagtACCGGCGCGTGTCGCTCGACAGCAGCCGCAGCGAGAACGAGTCCAGCGACAGCGGCGCCCCGCTCACTATCTCCACGTTGCCCGCGTTCGCCTGCGAACAGGAAGCTCGGATCACGACATCTACTGAGCGACGACGACCGGACGAGGGACCGGAGGCTCACCAGGAACAGCGTGGTGAGGAGGATCCGCGACACGTCGGTGTCGTGCGCGGCGTGCGCGCGCAGCACGTCGGCGAaggcgcgcgggcggcgctCGGAGCCGCGCAGCGCCTCCAGCAGCGCGCCGCCCAGCGCGCGCACGTCCAGCGCGCCGCGCGCCTCGGCCGCCGCCGCCTGGCGCAGCACGCGCTCCTGCCACGCGCCGCACGCGTCGCCCGCCGCCAGCGCCAGCGCCAGCGCCGCGGCGGGGTCGCGCGTCGACTCGGAGCCGGAGGAGCCGGCGGAGCTCTGCTCGAAGAAGCCGTCGTCCTCGCTGTCCTCGCCTCGCACCGCCCGCACCGAGGCGAGGGCCAGCTCCGCCTGCATCGCGGCGAGCGCCTCGGTGCTCGTGAAGCCGGCGAACTCTGCGGAAGGGAGGACGGTGAGGGCGGGAGCGCCGCGGGCGAGGCTCACGCGCCGGCTCGGTCTCGCACTTACCCTCGTCGGACGACGGCGTCTCGCGGAGCAGTCGCCTCCTCTCGCTCAAGatgatttttttacgttttttgaCGATTGCGTTGATGAAAGCGTGGTCGAGGTGAAACTCCTTCATCGTCTTCAGTTTTTCCATCAGCTCTGAAAGAGAACCGTCGgcgtaaagttatttttagattaaaatcGAACGTGACCGTTCGCTCGCTCCGGTGGAGCTGTAACGTAAATGACGGACGACGGATCTCACCCTCTCCGATCACGAGTTTGACGGTTCCGTCGTGAACGTGCTCTATCCTGACGTCGCTCCGTCTCTTCCTGGCCttgcgcgcgggcggcggcaTGGCGGGCTCGGGCTCGGCGGGCGGCAGCGGCGTGCTGGCGTGCAGCGGCACGAGGTCGCGCGGCGGCGAGTCGTCgtgcggcgggcgcggcggggaGGCGGGCGCGGCCGCCGCGATGGCCGCCTGCAGCTCCAGCAGCGAGAGGGCCGGCGGCACGCGGGCctcgccgcgcgccgcgccctcCAGCTCGTCCACGAGCAGGCCGTCGTGCAGGCGCCACGCCACCTGGAAGTCGGCCAGCAGGCCGATGGGCTCGCCGGCGTAGTCCAGCAGCGGCACGTCGGAGTCGGCGAGCACGCGCGGCTCCAGCTCGATGTAGTAGCGCGGCAGCgtgggcggcgggcgcggcgcctCGGGCTCGCGCGTGGCGCCGGCGTGCGGCTCCAGCTCGATGAGCGCGAAGTCGGCGTGCGCCGCGgacgcgcgccgccgccgcccgcgcccggcgCTCGGCGTGAGCGGCTCGTcgcccggcgccgcgcccgGCCCCGGCCCCGCGCCGCTCGCGTCGTGCGAGGCGCTCGAGGTGTTGAGCAGCGAGTCGCTGACGGAGAGCACGTTCTGGTACAGGCAGTCGACCTTGCGCCCGTAGATGTTGGCGGACTGCTGCACCACCAGCGCCAGCTCCGAGAAGTTGGGCGGCGCGGCGTCCTCGCCGCTATCCAGCGCGTGCAGCCCCGCCTCCGTCAGGTACTCCTCCAACAACTGACACACACACGCAAGCACATACAGCAACATACGCATCAGTATACTCCACGCCCACGGCGTCTCCACATTTTTACAAATTGGAACAACAAACTAAGAACAAACAAACTAAGGGTTCTTGATTCGAAAGCGAGATAAAACTATGGGACAGTTGCCTcgttattcatttttaatatttttttcagacaaATTGCATATGTTTTGGCGTATTTCGTCTTAGATGAATGCACGTATAATCAGTTACAGGCTACAGCGACTAGCCAATGAAGGAAGATGTCTGCAACTTTGAAAAAGTCTATTTACAATGTATAATGAATTACCTTTACTAATGAGTAGTACCTAGTCTTACTCATTTCATAGAATCAATGGAACTATGAACGTGGTTTTACTGCACGATCCACAAAATTGTGAAGATCTGTAGaacattaatataacaataccatctgaattgatttgattgttacTTATAGGAGATCACACTCGAGATATTCATGTACGAATCATTCGTTGAGGTCAATTGGACGCATAGACGACTCGTGtgtttatccatactaatattataaatgcgaaagtaactctgtctgtctgtctgtctgtctgctactcaatcacgcctaaaataatgaaccaatttgcatgaaatttggtatggagatactttgatacccgacaaaggacataggctactttttaccccgggaaaatgacgcatttcccgggaaaatttagaaaattcaacgaagtcgcgaaaaatcaatattataatgacattgaattaacaaaattccgttgccatggcaactgttttaatggcggatatgccttagcgcgacttcgttatattaagagatataaataattttgagaatattttttgtgaaaaaaagcatattttatatgatcacgctacgaccaataggagcagagtaacagtaaaaagtgttacaaaaacgtggaaaattctgacctattctctcttatgtgacgcaagcgaagttgcgcgggtcagctagtatgaatATATGTTATAGTAGCAATGCCAGCAGCGGAACACCAGGGTGCGACTCTCACGAGCGACATCTGTGACACGGGTTCAAGTTTCCGGATTAagcgtatatttttgtttttgacagtatctgaacaaGTCTTCACTGTTATTTATTGAAGGATGACGCAAAATTTCTAGTCTCTCGTCTTACTTTACATTTCCTAGCtttctataaataacatttctatCACTAAGTATTTGGAATTTCTCCCTGATTTTATGTCTTTGCAGTTAAAAAGTTACAAGATAATACTAACATTGGTAACGGCGAAACGTGGGGGtacttcatacacctctgcctacgcctTCGAGTAAAGCAagtgtgatgttatgtatgcatgtaacaATATAAGGTAATTTCATATCTGTAGATGTGTTTAAGGTTTGTATTACCTCAAAAGTAGACACAGGCAGAATCGACAGTGAGAAGCAAAAGTGAATGAGTTcttataacttaatttaaaaacatttagtaTAATTCATTAATTCACTGGCTCCAACATGAACAGTGACATTATTAATGGTTGATTAGACgttcaaaaaataaacagataacAATAGTTAAGTGTGCGAGGTATGCGTAAGTCGTAGAAGTTCAACAGTCAGTGCACAGGTAACAGTTCCTGTTACTAAAATTAGACAGCatgcttaataatataataaagtggACGCATGCGCCGTGTGCGGCGGGCCCGCTGCCCCGGCCGCCGGCAGCCCGGGCCCGGCCACCTCACGCCGCCGCTGCACCGACGCACTAACGATACATGATTGATTGCAAATGGCGGTGCAATTGATTGATTACGATATGATGTAACCACATAACGCTATCAATCTAAATTTATGCTTTTGGACTTCTGTGATTGTTCTGAAGTTTCATATGACTTTAGTTGTGTATAATATTGCGAAATAGCATTGGATGATCAACTAATTCCCGCCGTACCTGCAAGAACGCAATACAtccaataaaacatttttttatgatgaGTCTTTTTACGAATTGGCGCCATTTTTATGGTCCTTCCCTGATTGTTAAACGTTAATTTAAAGCATTTTAAGAATCTTACCTAAAATTTCTTCTAAATTCACGAGATTTTAACGATATTTAGGACTGTCTTAACAAAGGATTTTTACGAAATCTCATAACGAAATACGTAATATaggatactagctgacccgcgcaacttcgcttgcgtcacctaagagaatgagtcaacattttccccgtttttgtaacatttttcgttgctactccgctcctaataaccgtagcgcgatgttatatagcctatagcctttctcgataaataggctatctaacactgaaagaatttttcaaatcggaccagtagttcccgagattagcgcgttcaaacaaacaaactcttcagctttataatattagtatagattaaagttGTCAGATTTATTACCTATACACAACTATTTATTAGCAAGACAGTATAGCAACCAAGTTGGATGACAATGCAGACTACATTTTTgactatttcttttatttctttgtatattttcaatttcaaaaatatgcatttaaattaTCCTTGAAAGAAAGATCTTTTCAACATGAAAGTGTAATGTAAGCATGAACACAACTTGCACAGTCAGGTATATATTTGGATACATTGACTTGTGACGTCACCTTCACAAAATTGGAATTACAAGTTTATGCTAATTTATACTATTAGCATAACAATATGTTCCAGTGTATCTGCTCTGTAAACACAACGCAATATACATTCTTTAGAAAAATTACCCTACTCCTTTAACATCTCTTTACACAAAGATTAAAAGGAAAAGCATTAATATGAATGTTCTGGGACAATCGTACCAGTGCTACATATGAAACTGAAAACTTTATGTATTTCTAACTAGAATTTATAGCAATAATGTTAAGATAATGGTGGTGAAAAGAGGTCAAGTAGAAAGAGAACAAGGTTTAGTGTGCAGCGGCCGGGTGCTGCTCACCAAACACTGTTTACATAGCCATTACACACTGACACACTGTGTACACAGATATGACATACATTATACACCTCTACATTGTTCTACTGACACTAGCTAAGCAACCACTTCCTATGTGTagtcatttaataatatttatatatggAAAACATATTGATCTATGAAAAACTATACTATAATTCAAGTATACACACATTACTGTGTTAAAGTTCAATTTTTTCCATACATAGCACTTCCTCATCAATCATATTGGACGCCATCATGCTAAATATGGCTGTTCAACATACTGTATATACTATTATTAGATGATGAGCCTACATACACATGCTCTTATATAGTTATATAACAAAATTGCTAGAAATTCTTGCGCGATAATCATATTTACATGTATCCAATAAATTGAATACGCGGATAGAGGTTattgtaaaacagtttttagCAACAATTTGACAGCATAGTTGTTGGTAAACTATGGGAAAATAGATTATAACtttagataaatagataattaagatttaactcaattttatgtatttatatttgagtATCCAAGTTGTGGTAATAGATTGCAGAGAGTTCTGTtgacaaaacacaaacaaaattgcAATTTCTTAGCACAGAGCGCATGCGTGGGGTTCACAGCCACTCTGTAGGTCTCCAGCATCAGACTCTGTTTCACCAGTGAGCAGACCAATGTCCGAGTCTATCGCCAGTATCGCTCAGCACGTCGGAAGCACTCTACTGAGGCAGCGCGGCGGCGTGATAGAATTGGCGGGCCGGCGCCGACATGTGTCATGGACTTACCGCGCTCAGGTCTGTGTCGAAGCTCCGGCGGACGTCGCTGCTGATGGGCCTCATCAATTCGGCCACGATTTCCTCCAACCGTTGGCTGTTCATACTCCAACGTTTTTCGCGCCGGGATAAAAACTGATCCCTGTAAATAGGGTTCTTTTGTTGATAACATAACTAGAGGCGACACTGTGAACAACACACAAGCGCGAAGCTGTTGCTCTAGCTGTGGCGCGAAACTTTCTGTCAACGACCCATTTTCAATTTTAGATCTAGTATTGCGAAACtttcaaacttaaaataaactttatgcaACTTATATTGTTGCATGCTGGTTACCTTTGACTCTCTGAGTAGTCGGCGTccattttataaacacaaaattgtACAAATAGGAAGAACGTAATAACAACGGTGgccatttatttatgtttttgtggGAGACATTCCTTCTAGCTGTCAAAGCGTCGTTCGTACATTCGCTATTTGGCGTTCGCTGCATTGGAAACCCCACTTAATGCAATTGTCTATGGCTCGCTGAAACAATTAAATCACAGATTCATTAAATAGGTATCATGTATTATTACAGAATTCATcactaaatttatattaaacttttataaaaaggGCACTGTAAATGTACCCGATAGTCATATGATAAGtcgaatatttttatagaaccTACTACTTATTAGtagtttaacaaaaatgttatctggcaacatttacattattaatcaAAAAGCCATTGAACTGTGAAtttgtgttttgaaataaatgtttcaacAACTAGAAAGAA
Coding sequences within:
- the LOC142976243 gene encoding uncharacterized protein LOC142976243 isoform X2; protein product: MATVVITFFLFVQFCVYKMDADYSESQRDQFLSRREKRWSMNSQRLEEIVAELMRPISSDVRRSFDTDLSALLEEYLTEAGLHALDSGEDAAPPNFSELALVVQQSANIYGRKVDCLYQNVLSVSDSLLNTSSASHDASGAGPGPGAAPGDEPLTPSAGRGRRRRASAAHADFALIELEPHAGATREPEAPRPPPTLPRYYIELEPRVLADSDVPLLDYAGEPIGLLADFQVAWRLHDGLLVDELEGAARGEARVPPALSLLELQAAIAAAAPASPPRPPHDDSPPRDLVPLHASTPLPPAEPEPAMPPPARKARKRRSDVRIEHVHDGTVKLVIGEELMEKLKTMKEFHLDHAFINAIVKKRKKIILSERRRLLRETPSSDEEFAGFTSTEALAAMQAELALASVRAVRGEDSEDDGFFEQSSAGSSGSESTRDPAAALALALAAGDACGAWQERVLRQAAAAEARGALDVRALGGALLEALRGSERRPRAFADVLRAHAAHDTDVSRILLTTLFLANAGNVEIVSGAPLSLDSFSLRLLSSDTRRYSAAAAADEHFLR
- the LOC142976243 gene encoding uncharacterized protein LOC142976243 isoform X1, which produces MATVVITFFLFVQFCVYKMDADYSESQRDQFLSRREKRWSMNSQRLEEIVAELMRPISSDVRRSFDTDLSALLEEYLTEAGLHALDSGEDAAPPNFSELALVVQQSANIYGRKVDCLYQNVLSVSDSLLNTSSASHDASGAGPGPGAAPGDEPLTPSAGRGRRRRASAAHADFALIELEPHAGATREPEAPRPPPTLPRYYIELEPRVLADSDVPLLDYAGEPIGLLADFQVAWRLHDGLLVDELEGAARGEARVPPALSLLELQAAIAAAAPASPPRPPHDDSPPRDLVPLHASTPLPPAEPEPAMPPPARKARKRRSDVRIEHVHDGTVKLVIGEELMEKLKTMKEFHLDHAFINAIVKKRKKIILSERRRLLRETPSSDEEFAGFTSTEALAAMQAELALASVRAVRGEDSEDDGFFEQSSAGSSGSESTRDPAAALALALAAGDACGAWQERVLRQAAAAEARGALDVRALGGALLEALRGSERRPRAFADVLRAHAAHDTDVSRILLTTLFLVSLRSLVRSSSLSRCRDPSFLFAGERGQRGDSERGAAVAGLVLAAAAVERHAPVLGGGGGRRALPAVRPARGAPRAAARRPRTRARPPRRLNATRRRRWA